One window of the Candidatus Hydrogenedentota bacterium genome contains the following:
- a CDS encoding transposase produces SGGREWRGGITKAGNSHCRHVLVQAAWSYRHRPKVAAALRARQRHQPASIVAHAWKAQQRLHTLFQHLSYRKETKIAAVAVARELVGFLWAVMQDVPGPTTGAA; encoded by the coding sequence GAGCGGCGGGCGGGAGTGGCGCGGCGGGATCACCAAGGCGGGGAATAGTCACTGCCGGCACGTCCTGGTCCAGGCGGCGTGGAGCTACCGCCATCGGCCGAAAGTGGCGGCGGCGCTTCGGGCCCGTCAGCGGCACCAACCGGCGTCGATAGTGGCCCACGCTTGGAAAGCGCAGCAGCGGTTGCACACGCTGTTCCAGCATCTCAGTTACCGGAAGGAGACGAAGATCGCGGCCGTGGCGGTCGCGCGGGAGCTGGTCGGGTTTCTCTGGGCGGTGATGCAGGACGTCCCCGGTCCGACGACGGGCGCCGCCTGA